The proteins below come from a single Candidatus Binatia bacterium genomic window:
- a CDS encoding LLM class flavin-dependent oxidoreductase — translation MRFGVFYELQLPKPWREGDEHRLFHEALDQVALADRLGFDYAWAVEHHFLDEYSHCSSPEVFLACAAGRTERIRLGHGIRQVIPNYNHPARSAEGIATLDLVSNGRAQFGIGEGATRLELGGFGIPAKKKRAMSLEAAEQIANMMVMEPYPGFEGEHFSMPCRNVLPKPLQKPHPPMWMACTNRDTIKVAARLGLGALAFSFVDPQEAKAWVDVYYSIIKSDECVPIGHTVNANIAMVSSFSIHHDRAEAIRRGREGFEFFGYALSNLVTADSVPGRTTLWEDFKRLRGNRTEDLIEAASAAGYDGAGIGTPDDMRAHLTEYREAGVDQIIFMQQAGRNRHEHICESLELFASKLMGPFAADRGARERAKAEELEPYVRAALERKTVLPALADDEIPVVRASVKKVRVNQGAVD, via the coding sequence ATGCGATTCGGCGTGTTTTACGAACTTCAGCTACCCAAGCCCTGGCGCGAGGGCGATGAACACCGTCTCTTTCATGAGGCCCTCGATCAGGTCGCCCTCGCCGACCGACTCGGGTTCGACTACGCGTGGGCGGTGGAGCACCACTTCCTCGACGAGTACTCGCATTGCTCCTCGCCCGAAGTATTCCTCGCCTGCGCCGCCGGTCGGACCGAGCGAATTCGACTCGGCCACGGCATCCGCCAGGTGATCCCCAACTACAACCACCCGGCGCGCAGCGCTGAGGGCATCGCGACTCTCGACCTCGTCTCGAACGGCCGCGCGCAGTTCGGCATCGGCGAGGGCGCAACACGCCTCGAACTCGGCGGCTTCGGGATCCCCGCGAAGAAGAAGCGAGCGATGAGCCTCGAGGCGGCCGAGCAGATTGCGAACATGATGGTGATGGAGCCGTACCCCGGCTTCGAGGGCGAGCACTTCTCGATGCCCTGCCGCAACGTGCTGCCGAAGCCGCTCCAGAAGCCCCACCCACCGATGTGGATGGCGTGCACGAACCGCGACACGATCAAAGTGGCGGCGCGCCTCGGCCTCGGCGCACTCGCGTTCTCGTTCGTAGACCCCCAGGAGGCCAAGGCCTGGGTCGACGTCTACTACTCGATCATCAAGTCCGACGAATGTGTTCCCATCGGCCACACCGTGAACGCCAACATCGCCATGGTGTCGAGCTTCTCGATCCACCACGATCGGGCCGAAGCGATTCGGCGGGGACGAGAGGGCTTCGAGTTCTTCGGGTACGCACTCTCGAACCTCGTCACCGCGGACTCCGTGCCCGGACGAACGACGCTGTGGGAGGATTTCAAACGCCTCCGCGGCAATCGCACGGAGGATCTCATCGAGGCCGCCTCAGCCGCCGGGTATGACGGCGCCGGCATTGGGACGCCCGACGATATGCGCGCCCATCTGACGGAGTACCGCGAGGCGGGAGTCGATCAGATCATCTTCATGCAGCAAGCGGGCCGGAACCGACACGAGCACATCTGCGAATCGCTGGAACTCTTCGCCTCCAAGCTCATGGGACCGTTCGCCGCGGATCGTGGCGCGCGGGAACGAGCGAAAGCCGAGGAACTCGAGCCCTACGTCCGAGCGGCGCTCGAGCGCAAGACGGTCCTACCGGCACTGGCCGACGACGAGATCCC
- a CDS encoding di-heme enzyme — MIQRLTSHTPRPGTSRAIVFGGLVLLTVALSACERRPPPPWHPEHFPVPSVPPENALTPQKVELGRHLFYDERLSVNGETSCGTCHVQRLAFTDGRPRAIGATGEVHTRNAMSLANVAYSSRLTWSHPHLNSLEEQARMALFSERPTEMGLGGHDTEMLARLRSDPETVTRFREAFPDDDDPVQIRRILDAIASFERMLISGDAPYDRYVQGDETALTPGAIRGMDLFFSERLACFHCHGGFNFSDSVDHDRTPRTGLGFHNTGLYNVDGRGGYPAEDTGLHRITAKPDHMGQFKAPTLRNVAVTSPYMHDGSITTLEEVIDHYSGGGRTLTTGPNAGRGSDSPLRSEFIVGFVLTKEEKADLLDFLESLTDVRFLSDRRFSAPRP, encoded by the coding sequence ATGATCCAACGCCTTACCTCTCACACGCCCCGCCCCGGGACCTCGCGCGCGATCGTCTTCGGAGGCCTCGTGCTTCTCACAGTGGCCCTCAGCGCCTGCGAGCGCCGCCCCCCTCCCCCGTGGCACCCCGAGCACTTCCCCGTGCCGAGCGTCCCCCCCGAAAACGCGCTCACGCCGCAGAAGGTCGAGCTGGGACGTCACCTCTTCTACGACGAACGCCTCTCGGTGAACGGCGAGACGAGCTGCGGCACCTGCCACGTGCAGCGACTGGCCTTCACAGACGGCCGCCCCCGCGCCATCGGCGCGACGGGCGAAGTGCATACGCGAAACGCGATGTCGCTCGCGAACGTCGCGTACAGCTCGAGGCTCACCTGGTCGCATCCTCACCTGAATTCACTCGAGGAGCAGGCGCGGATGGCCCTGTTCAGCGAGCGGCCCACGGAGATGGGGCTGGGCGGGCACGACACGGAAATGCTCGCTCGACTCCGGTCCGACCCGGAAACCGTGACGCGATTCCGCGAGGCCTTCCCCGATGACGACGATCCCGTGCAGATCCGTCGAATCCTCGACGCCATCGCGAGCTTCGAACGCATGCTCATCTCCGGGGATGCGCCGTACGACCGCTACGTGCAGGGTGACGAAACCGCACTCACCCCCGGCGCCATTCGCGGGATGGACCTCTTCTTCTCCGAACGCCTGGCGTGCTTCCACTGCCACGGCGGATTCAACTTCAGCGATAGCGTCGATCACGACCGCACACCGCGCACCGGGCTCGGCTTCCACAACACCGGCCTCTACAACGTGGACGGTCGCGGCGGATACCCGGCGGAGGACACGGGCCTTCACCGGATCACCGCCAAGCCCGACCACATGGGTCAGTTCAAGGCACCGACCCTGCGCAACGTCGCGGTCACCAGCCCCTACATGCACGACGGCAGCATCACCACGCTGGAGGAGGTGATCGATCACTATTCCGGCGGCGGGCGCACCCTCACAACGGGCCCGAATGCCGGCCGTGGCTCCGACAGCCCTCTACGAAGCGAGTTCATCGTCGGATTCGTCCTGACGAAAGAGGAGAAGGCCGACCTTCTCGACTTCCTCGAAAGCCTCACCGACGTCCGCTTCTTGAGTGATCGCCGGTTCTCCGCCCCGCGCCCCTGA
- a CDS encoding MFS transporter has product MVPPSLDPATSVRRAGLSIASMVAYGSGNFAFALLGLVITVNLQFFYTDYVGLSAGLVAWSLLFAKVFDSVTDPLMGYLSDRTHTRFGRRRPYFLGTAIPLAVAFYFLFTPPAVTDGEGGQVRMLAYMLTLYILTYLFWTIGAVPYFSLGAELTDDYQERVKLITVREACALAGLLLATISPAYLIHVYGGLVGYSFMGAILGAGTAITLIVSAIACHERPEFQGRAPMNPYAGWLATLKNPHFRPLLLAFSLSAVAGAVPAVLVIYISIYVIGTPHWWTAAVPGWMPTWSYYLLLYFSSGVLSLPFWNRVAAVLGKRNTWTIAIVMASTTSLACTQLTDGSVLYFSVILMIGGAAFGNTLSLPPAMVADIIDWDEARTGRRREGSYFAIWAFATKLGAAITGFVALQVLEHVGYEPGVEQTETVKWWLVWMYSWFPAAFYGAAGLALSSFHFTRADLLEAQREVGRLP; this is encoded by the coding sequence ATGGTGCCCCCATCGCTCGACCCAGCCACCTCCGTTCGCCGCGCGGGGCTCTCCATCGCGTCGATGGTGGCCTACGGCTCAGGCAATTTCGCGTTCGCGCTGCTCGGGCTCGTGATCACTGTCAACCTGCAGTTCTTCTACACCGACTACGTCGGGCTGTCCGCCGGCCTCGTCGCCTGGTCGCTTCTGTTCGCGAAGGTGTTCGACAGCGTGACGGATCCCCTCATGGGGTACTTGTCCGACCGCACCCACACCCGGTTCGGCAGACGCCGGCCGTACTTTCTCGGGACGGCCATCCCCCTCGCGGTGGCGTTCTACTTCCTCTTCACGCCGCCGGCAGTGACCGACGGCGAAGGGGGCCAGGTCCGGATGCTCGCGTACATGCTGACGCTGTACATCCTCACGTATCTCTTCTGGACGATCGGGGCCGTGCCCTACTTCAGCCTCGGCGCCGAACTGACCGACGACTACCAGGAGCGCGTGAAGCTCATCACCGTCCGCGAGGCGTGCGCTCTCGCCGGACTGCTGCTCGCGACGATCTCCCCCGCCTACCTCATCCACGTCTACGGCGGGCTGGTGGGCTATTCCTTCATGGGAGCGATCCTCGGAGCGGGAACCGCGATCACCCTGATCGTGTCCGCAATCGCGTGCCACGAACGCCCCGAATTCCAGGGCCGTGCTCCGATGAACCCATACGCCGGCTGGCTCGCGACCCTGAAAAACCCACACTTCCGACCGCTCCTGCTCGCGTTCTCCCTTTCGGCTGTGGCGGGCGCCGTGCCCGCGGTTCTCGTCATCTACATCTCGATCTACGTCATCGGAACACCGCATTGGTGGACGGCCGCGGTTCCGGGGTGGATGCCCACCTGGTCGTATTACCTCCTACTGTACTTCTCGAGTGGAGTGCTCTCGCTTCCGTTCTGGAACCGGGTCGCGGCCGTGCTCGGGAAGCGCAACACGTGGACGATCGCGATCGTGATGGCGAGCACGACGAGCCTCGCGTGCACGCAGCTCACCGATGGGTCCGTCTTGTACTTTTCCGTGATCCTCATGATCGGCGGTGCCGCGTTCGGGAACACATTGTCGCTGCCGCCGGCCATGGTCGCCGACATCATCGATTGGGACGAGGCGCGCACCGGCCGACGCAGAGAGGGCTCCTACTTCGCGATCTGGGCCTTCGCGACGAAGCTCGGCGCCGCCATTACCGGCTTCGTAGCGCTCCAGGTTCTCGAACACGTCGGCTACGAACCGGGCGTCGAACAAACGGAGACGGTCAAGTGGTGGCTGGTCTGGATGTACTCGTGGTTCCCGGCCGCGTTCTACGGCGCCGCCGGACTCGCGCTCTCCAGCTTCCACTTTACGCGCGCCGATCTCCTAGAGGCGCAGCGGGAGGTAGGCCGACTTCCATGA
- a CDS encoding pseudouridine synthase, which translates to MIPVLYRDDRFVAVDKPGGLLVHRSAEASDSTALLQLVRDQIGAYIYPVHRLDRAASGVVLFALDKEAAAAAQACITGPETRKTYLALVRGSTEEAFESRRPLHSEAGRPQEAWTEFRRLAEMSRCSLLEVRLHTGRRHQIRRHLAHLAHQIIGDTRYGKGRINQRLRDLYGLPRLFLHARRLNLPHPTTGRVLDIKAPLAPDLHAFLARLPGTPHDLPQE; encoded by the coding sequence TTGATCCCGGTCCTGTATCGCGACGACCGCTTCGTTGCGGTCGACAAGCCCGGGGGGCTCCTCGTCCACCGCAGCGCCGAGGCGAGTGATTCCACCGCCCTCCTCCAGCTCGTGCGCGACCAGATCGGGGCGTACATCTACCCGGTCCACCGCCTGGACCGTGCCGCATCCGGCGTCGTTCTCTTCGCCCTCGACAAGGAAGCGGCTGCGGCGGCGCAGGCCTGCATCACTGGGCCCGAGACGAGGAAGACGTACCTTGCCCTGGTGCGCGGCTCGACCGAGGAAGCGTTCGAGAGCCGGCGCCCTCTGCATTCCGAGGCGGGACGGCCCCAAGAAGCGTGGACCGAGTTCCGTCGGCTCGCAGAGATGAGTCGCTGCTCCCTTCTCGAAGTCCGGCTTCACACGGGCAGGCGCCATCAGATCCGACGACATCTCGCGCACCTTGCGCACCAGATCATCGGTGACACGCGGTACGGCAAGGGACGCATCAACCAACGTCTTCGAGATTTGTACGGGCTCCCTCGATTATTCTTGCACGCGCGCCGCCTCAACCTCCCGCACCCAACGACCGGCCGCGTGCTCGATATCAAGGCGCCGCTTGCCCCGGACCTGCACGCTTTCCTGGCACGGCTCCCAGGCACTCCGCACGATCTGCCTCAAGAGTAG
- a CDS encoding acyl-CoA dehydrogenase, with amino-acid sequence MSEARSMIAETVERLFADSIDAESLAEAESGSWPNHLWDAVEETGLTRALLRADNGGADGDWLDVFEIARAAGRHSVPLPLVETILATWLLERSGLEIPSGPLGLVPVPFQAEVGAQLERVPWGRAAGHLVGLVAGGEGVARVACLPRSGLAVTEGHNLALDPRDTLTLGNQAPVLGPCDLAANTVRTYGALLRAGQMTGALERILDQSVLYATERVQFGRPIGNFQIIQQELARLAGQVAEATTATEIAFRAATEAHAGIQGRVGTAGDPAFEIACAKVVVGDAAELGPRIAHQVHGAIGFTYEHSLHFSTRRLWAWRAEFGLADEWAEELGDAVQGDHGGEIWPLVTSR; translated from the coding sequence ATGAGTGAAGCTCGCAGCATGATCGCGGAGACCGTCGAACGTCTCTTCGCCGATTCCATCGATGCCGAGAGCCTTGCCGAGGCCGAGAGCGGCTCCTGGCCTAACCATCTGTGGGACGCCGTCGAAGAGACGGGCCTCACGCGCGCGCTGCTTCGAGCCGACAACGGCGGCGCAGACGGGGACTGGCTCGACGTCTTCGAGATCGCGCGAGCTGCGGGACGTCACTCCGTTCCCCTGCCGCTCGTCGAGACGATTCTGGCAACGTGGCTGCTCGAGCGCAGCGGACTCGAGATCCCGAGCGGTCCGCTCGGCCTCGTACCGGTACCCTTCCAAGCCGAGGTCGGCGCGCAGCTCGAACGCGTACCGTGGGGACGCGCCGCCGGTCACTTGGTCGGCCTCGTCGCCGGCGGCGAAGGCGTCGCCCGAGTCGCGTGCCTCCCGCGCTCCGGGCTCGCGGTCACCGAGGGGCACAACCTGGCCCTCGATCCGCGCGACACCCTTACCCTCGGTAACCAAGCGCCGGTCCTCGGGCCGTGCGATCTCGCGGCGAACACGGTTCGTACTTACGGAGCCCTGCTTCGCGCCGGACAGATGACTGGCGCCCTCGAGCGCATCCTCGACCAGTCCGTGCTCTACGCCACCGAGCGCGTACAGTTCGGGCGACCCATCGGAAACTTCCAAATCATCCAGCAGGAGCTCGCCCGCCTCGCCGGCCAGGTCGCGGAGGCGACTACCGCTACCGAGATCGCGTTCCGCGCGGCGACCGAAGCGCACGCGGGGATCCAAGGGCGGGTCGGGACCGCCGGAGACCCCGCGTTCGAGATCGCCTGCGCCAAGGTCGTCGTCGGCGACGCCGCCGAGCTAGGCCCCCGAATCGCCCACCAGGTCCACGGGGCGATCGGCTTCACCTACGAGCATTCGCTTCACTTTTCGACCCGACGACTGTGGGCGTGGCGCGCCGAGTTCGGGCTCGCCGACGAATGGGCCGAAGAGCTCGGGGATGCCGTTCAGGGCGACCATGGCGGAGAGATCTGGCCGCTGGTCACCTCCAGGTAA
- a CDS encoding acyl-CoA dehydrogenase family protein, translating to MSRFRLDPCRLPAETTALRGEIRAFLAEHLADFPTWRRAYTWMGSDPAFSRKMGERGWIGMTWPKQYGGGERSSFERYVMLEEMLAAGAPVAAHWIADRQSGPLLMKYGTEEQRNEILPRICRGETFFCIGMSEPDSGSDLASVRTRAERTSDGWRINGTKLWTSGAAHCHYMIALVRTTVAEKKHQGLSQFLVPLDGRDGITIRPIRDLAGNDHFCEVTFEDALVSDDALIGDEGEGWSQVMAELAYERSGPERYLSCQPLLAEIARHLGDDAGPAARTTIGRQVAHLSTLRQMTLSLAGLLDRGENPALEAAVTKDLGGVFEQDLPGIVQRLLGEEPRTDDGAEATQQLLAHLMQNAPSFSLRGGTREVLRGIIARGLGLR from the coding sequence GTGTCGCGCTTCCGCCTCGACCCCTGTCGTCTGCCCGCCGAAACCACCGCGTTGCGCGGAGAGATCCGTGCGTTCCTCGCCGAGCATCTCGCCGACTTCCCAACGTGGCGCCGGGCCTATACCTGGATGGGCAGCGATCCCGCGTTCAGCCGCAAGATGGGTGAGCGGGGCTGGATCGGCATGACGTGGCCGAAGCAGTACGGCGGCGGAGAACGCAGCAGCTTCGAGCGCTACGTCATGCTCGAAGAAATGCTCGCCGCTGGGGCGCCGGTCGCGGCGCACTGGATTGCCGATCGACAGAGTGGGCCGCTCCTCATGAAGTACGGGACCGAGGAGCAGCGGAACGAAATCCTCCCCCGAATCTGCCGAGGCGAAACCTTCTTCTGCATCGGTATGAGCGAGCCCGACTCGGGTTCCGACCTGGCCTCGGTGCGCACCCGCGCCGAGCGTACCAGCGACGGCTGGCGCATCAACGGCACAAAACTCTGGACGTCCGGCGCCGCGCACTGCCACTACATGATCGCGCTCGTTCGAACGACGGTCGCCGAGAAGAAGCACCAAGGGCTCTCACAGTTCCTCGTCCCCCTCGACGGGCGCGACGGGATCACCATTCGACCCATCCGCGACCTCGCCGGCAACGACCACTTTTGCGAGGTCACGTTCGAAGACGCGCTCGTGAGCGACGACGCCCTCATCGGAGACGAAGGCGAGGGCTGGAGCCAGGTCATGGCCGAGCTCGCTTACGAGCGCAGCGGGCCCGAGCGCTATCTCTCCTGCCAACCCCTTCTCGCGGAGATCGCGCGACATCTCGGCGACGACGCCGGGCCGGCCGCACGCACCACCATCGGACGGCAAGTCGCGCACCTCTCAACCTTGCGCCAAATGACCCTGAGTCTCGCCGGACTGCTCGACCGCGGAGAGAACCCGGCACTCGAGGCCGCCGTCACCAAGGACCTGGGTGGAGTGTTCGAGCAAGACCTACCCGGCATCGTCCAGCGGCTCCTCGGTGAGGAACCGCGAACGGACGACGGCGCCGAAGCCACCCAGCAGCTCCTCGCCCATCTCATGCAGAACGCCCCCTCCTTCTCCCTTCGCGGTGGTACCCGCGAGGTTCTCCGGGGCATCATCGCGCGGGGGCTCGGGCTGCGATGA
- a CDS encoding LLM class flavin-dependent oxidoreductase produces MKIAVTIGGPASGRGDWEEQVEYAVEAEKLGVDSIWSAEAWGMDAVTTLAFLAARTRSVALGTGIMQISARAPAMTAMTALTMAAISKDRFRLGLGASGPQVVEGLHGQSFADPVGRMRETIEIARLAFAGEKLAHPGKHHLLPRPGGEGKALRLSQPANPAIPIYLATLSPKALRLTGELADGWLGTSFIPTQADAHLAHIAAGAAAAGRSLADLDIGASATAAVTDDPAKVIAAMKPQVAFVLGAMGSPKTNFYNAAFRRAGYEDAAVEVQKLWVDGKRAEAVDRVPDEMVHAGNLIGDAAMIRSRVQVYRDAGVNTLMAAPSGRSLEERLSTLGAVVDIIRG; encoded by the coding sequence ATGAAGATTGCCGTGACGATCGGGGGACCCGCCTCGGGCCGAGGCGACTGGGAGGAACAGGTGGAGTACGCGGTCGAAGCCGAGAAGCTCGGCGTCGACTCGATCTGGTCCGCCGAAGCATGGGGCATGGACGCCGTTACGACGCTCGCGTTCCTCGCCGCGCGTACGCGCTCCGTCGCTCTCGGGACGGGGATCATGCAGATCAGCGCCCGTGCGCCCGCGATGACGGCGATGACCGCGCTCACCATGGCCGCGATCTCAAAGGATCGGTTTCGCCTCGGGTTGGGGGCGAGTGGTCCCCAGGTCGTGGAGGGGCTGCATGGGCAATCGTTCGCGGATCCGGTGGGGCGAATGCGCGAGACGATCGAGATTGCACGCCTTGCCTTCGCCGGTGAGAAGCTGGCGCATCCGGGGAAGCACCACCTGCTGCCTCGGCCGGGTGGGGAGGGGAAAGCGCTGCGGCTCTCGCAGCCGGCCAATCCGGCGATTCCAATCTATCTCGCGACGCTCTCGCCGAAAGCCCTGCGCCTCACGGGCGAGCTCGCAGACGGCTGGCTCGGCACGTCGTTCATCCCCACGCAGGCCGACGCGCACCTCGCGCACATCGCCGCGGGGGCCGCGGCGGCGGGGCGATCGCTCGCCGACCTCGACATCGGCGCATCAGCGACGGCGGCCGTGACGGACGACCCCGCGAAGGTCATCGCGGCGATGAAGCCGCAAGTGGCGTTCGTCTTGGGCGCGATGGGCTCCCCAAAGACGAATTTTTACAACGCGGCGTTTCGCCGCGCGGGCTACGAGGACGCCGCAGTAGAAGTGCAGAAGCTGTGGGTCGACGGCAAGCGCGCCGAAGCGGTCGATCGGGTGCCGGACGAGATGGTTCACGCCGGCAACCTGATCGGTGATGCTGCGATGATTCGTTCCCGAGTGCAGGTCTATCGCGATGCGGGCGTGAACACGCTGATGGCGGCTCCCTCCGGCCGGAGTCTCGAGGAGCGCCTTTCGACCCTGGGCGCCGTCGTCGACATCATCCGGGGGTAG